Part of the Bacillus cereus group sp. RP43 genome is shown below.
TAATTATACACGAACGAACGTTCTTTTTGAAGTGCAACATGTAAATTTTTCAAACAAAATGCAACTTTAATCTATGTAATTTATTCATACTCATTGATTACTCCCTTTTATTAATCAACTTTCTTTGCATTTCCTATCGCACCATAGAATACATGTAGCAACAAAAAAAGCGACTCCACCTAATGTGAAGTCGCTTTTTTTGAACTAATTATATTTCTAATTTTACTTTTCTATCCTAACTAACTTTCTTTCTGGAATACAAATTTCAGCTATATCAAATTGATTAATATTTCACTTTCTTTATTGAATAAGTTTAGGTTGCATAATAATATGTAATTCTCTCTCTGTTTCTGTTTTTTTCGGATTTCGATAGTATTCCAGTTTATATTCTAATACTTCATACTCAACCATCCCAATCTTTATCCCTTTTGTTTCCTTTAATACAGCTAATAGAACGCTTATATTTTCATTAGATGATTCAAAAATTTTCCCTCCGCCTTCTCTCTTAAAAATAACTTTCATATATTCTCCCCCAAATTAATTTAATAATCTAGTAAATATAAAAATATTCATCCTATTTTAATAAATAATTCATATCATCATGAAGAACATTTTTTTGTAATAAATGTTCAACATTTCACTTCCTATAAAGTTAGCTTATACTCCAATAAATATGATATGTACAATTCTTTAAATTATGTCCTCTATTCAATTTCTAAGAAAATATATTTAGTTTATATTTAACAAAACTAATTAACTAAAACATTATCATTTCAACATTTTGCGAAGTAATTACTTATTCCTTTTTATTTACACCAAAATTTTCTATTGTAATTCTTAATATTTAAATGTAATATTGTATTGTCTTACTATCTATTTATAACTCACACACACTAACGAGAAAAGGGAACTCTATATGAGTTCCCTTTTCTATTGAAAATTAAAAAACAGAAATATAGCACTATGCTAAATCTCTGTTTTTCTTCTAAACTTTACTTCTCATCTAAGAATTTAAATGTATCTTTAAATTCATTATCTGTTACTTTAATATCCGCTTCTTTCAATAGATCATTGATTACTTGTTGTTTCCATTTACCTGTCGCATCTTGTAGTCTTTGTTGTTCTAAATCTTTTCGAATCGAATCTTTCACTTCATCAAATGGTTTCAATTCTTTTTTATCCGTCACTTTTATTATATGATAACCAAAAGATGTTTTTATCGGCTCACTTACTTGTCCTGCATCTAATTTATACGCAGCTTCCTCAAATTCTTTCACAGTTTGACCAGGAGCAAAACCAGCTATTTCTCCGCCCTGTTCCTTTGAACCAGTATCTTCCGAATATTGTTTCGCTAAAGCAGTAAAATCTTCACCATTATTTATTTTCTCTTTTACTTCTTTCGCAGTTTTTTCATCTTTCACTAAAATGTGACTTACCTTCATTTCTGGTTTATGGTTATCTTTCACATCTTTATCTGTGACAGTCGCTCTAATCGCTTTCTCAAGTGCAATTTCTGGCTTCATTTTCTCTTTTAATTCATCTTCATTTTTTAATCCTACTTGCTCTAACGCCACTTTAAACTTGTCACCCATTTGTTCCTTCGCTGCGTCTACTTGTTTTTTAGCTTCTTCATCTGAAACTTCATATTTATCTAGCAATGCCTTATTTAACATCATTTGAGATAAAGTACTTTTTCCATATGTTTGCCTTAATTCTTTACTAAACTCTTTCTCTGTCACGTTTCCTACTTTTGATGTTGCAACATTTTCTGAGGAACCACACGCAGACAATGTTAGCGCCACACATGTAATAATAGTTCCCATAAATAGCTTTTTCTTTTTCAATTCAAATACCTCACTTTAATAAATGTATATTAGGAACTATACAGCGCTATTGTGAAATTAATGTGTTTTCCGCAAGTATTTCTCTTCATGCCAGAGACAAGCTTTATTAAATAAAAAAGCCGGCATAAAGCCGACTTTTTAACATCATTTAATCTGCACATGTTCTTCTTTAATCCATTTGTTCCCACCTATATCTACATATCCATCTTGACGATTCCAAATACGATAAGGGACCTCCCCATCGACCGCACCTGTATCATTCCCGTTTGGTCCATCGTACGTTCTAATTTCATATCCAGGTGTGTATTTTGAATATGCATAAAACCATTGTACATTAAAATGTTCTAACTTAGCCCACTGTTGGTCACCACCTAAACAAATCATATCTTTTTCGCCACCTCCCCAATAACCTTTATAGATTAAATATGGGATTTTTTTCGTAAGTCTTCCTGTAAACTGCGGATTCACAGGATTTTCATATAAATTAATGCCGTATCCATCATCATATTTTGAAACCGCAATACCAATTCCATTTGGTTGCTTACTATCTCCAATACTAGATTGATTTGTTTGATTTGAACCTATAAACCAAGAAAGATTTTTATTCCCAATTAATTGATTCAAATCACATTTTCCAATACCAGGAACATTTCCTGAATCAGTATATTGCCAAATATCACAAGGATATGCTGGTTTATTCCCCCCATAACGAGGAATCCAAATAAAATCAGCATCAATATTGCGAGCTCCAAATGATACATACGTGTGATGTCCTACATATAAACCAATTTTTTTTGCACCTAATCGGCGTAATTCATCAATAAATGCTTGAGTCCCGCCTTGCATATCTACCATTGTTTGAACTTCTACATCTGCCACCCAAAATTTAGCGTTTTTATCGCCACGATTCCAAAAATCTTGTGCTTCTTTTTTTGCATCTGAAATAGATATAAAACGGCAAAATGCATAATTCCCAAATGGGATACTACGTTTCTTCATTTCTTTCACATAACCTTGATACATAAAATCGCCCGTATTCGAACCATCTTGAACTCTAGCAATAACTAAATCTAGCTGAGACGCTGCAATATCCCAATTAATATTTCCATTCCATTTTGAAATATCTACAATATAGCCCATTACTAATCAACTCCTTCTTACTATCATATTCAAAGCTTGTTTTATTGTTAGACCCCTATGCCTAATAGCAAGCTTCTATAAGACAAATAAATATATTTTCATCATTTTTTAAAACTAAATAATTTCTTTTTATCCATAATAAACAAGTTCTTCTTTTTTGCATTTGTAAACGATAGACTTGCGTTTATTTCATACTAAATATTGGGATAAAACTATAAATAATGTGCATACTATATATAAGCAATTTTTGCTTATACTCATGAATGACCTCCAAGATTTTTCAATCTCCCTGTAAAAAGGCAGCTAAAAAAGCTGCCTTTTTACAATTTATTATATAGAGACAAGTTAATTACCGCTTATTCCCTCATATTCGTCTGTTTTTAAGCTTTGTATAAACATGATATATATTTTTTCACAACACTATTTGGATACGTAATAGAAATTACATCAACTCATACAGTATATGTAATAATCAACTACAATAAAAATTACATATTATATTAATATGTCTTCCTAATTAAAAGGAAATAAACATATAACGTCTTTTATGTAAGGAGTTTATTTAATGAAAAAAATCCCTATCGTATTCAAAGTTCCCCCGAATTCAAAGCTAAAAGTTACATTCTATGGTCCTTGTAACGAAGTAATTACAAATGTATCTTTAATTAATCAACTACTCAACCCTACCTGCCAAACTGTATCTCAATATCCAGACTTTAAGAAGTATATAACTGAAGTCCGATCATTATCAAATTGTTAATCGTATAATTTTATGATTTATCATTTCGAACAGTACGATAACAAAACAGTAAAAAGAGCCGCATCTTTCAAAAGAAACGGCTCTTTTTCATTTCACAAAAACATGACTTCATTAAAAACTAAAATAACTCATTAATTGATATTCTGTTGATATTTTGTTGATATTTTACACATATTAATGAAATGCGCATATATTATCGTATGGAGATTCTCCACTCATAAAACCTATCTTTTTTTGAGCATACTTTATTTGTATGCTCTTTTTTTATTCTTTACTTAACGGCTTATCCTGTTAATATTTCCAAATATCCACCTGAACAAACATTTTATACGCTATGAATATAAGTTTAATAATTTATCTGTAGCTACATTTTCAGTATCACTTAAATCGACAAAATAATGAAGTTGCCACAATTGACTCTTCTTAGCTTGATTACTAATAGGTTTATCCCAAATCGGGTAAACCCTCATAGCCATTTTCCCTTTTTGATTTTGAGTTTTTAATATTTTTTCTTTTAGAAGAATTTCTTTTGGAAAAATAAATTGTCCTAGTTTATTATCCGCTATACAAGTGATAACTAAAAGGTTAGGAGCTGAATCATAAGAAAATGCCTGATTGCTCATGGAGGCATTCTTCTCCCAAAAAGAAACAAATTGTCCAATCTTATTAGGCGTAATTTTTGATACCCTAAATCGGATGCTTCTATTATTTAGCTGGAATACCCCTCCTGCATATTCTGAATTTTGCTTTTCTTCTTTTCGTTTAGTAATTAATAGATTATTAGGTTTATAAATCATTTCATCTAGTTTTTCAATTGTATTACTAAAATTTGTCATGTAAACGCACCTTTTTTATTTTCCAGTATACCAAGAACATTTGTTCTTGTATATCGAACTTAAACTTTAATCAAAAACCACTGTAAAGATACTTAAACGAATGATAGCTTTGTATCGTCTTTTCAAAGATTATTTTATCTACTCCATCCATAACTTCAAATTTACTTTTATAGTATTTATTACATAACTCTTCCAATTTTTTGTATTATTTATTATTATATTAATATACCAACAAAAAGAGGTACATATTACATGACTCAATCCAAAATTGACTTTGGCTCCATAGAGCACCCTTTCTTCCTATTAGTTTTATATCTTATCGCAATTCTTTTAACACTCGGCATTACATTTAGTATATGTCATTCCCTTTTACTAAATTTAAATGCACCGAGTTGGGTAGCAAAACTATTAGCTATCGTATTAACTCTAGGTGTTGCTTATCAAGTATTTATGAACTTATTTTAATATATTACCAATTTAACACCTTTAACTAAAAGGCCCTACCATAAGGTAGAGCTTTTTTTAAAAAAATAGTCCATAAATCACAAACATGTCTTTTATTTTATTGGAGATGGAAATCTAGCAGCCTCAAAATGAGAACCATCTTCTGAACTACTAATAACCCCATCTATACTACTTTGCGCAAAAATCTCAACAATATCACCTGCATGTAATTGGAGTATTGTTGAAACACTTACGACATTACCGAAATTTATTGGACCAAAAAAGTCATTATCTATAGCAATTGCCGCATTTCCATTCACTCGAACTTCTACACGCGCTCTATAATTTAAATTTGTATCGTTCGGAAAGAAACCAATCGTTCCAATTACAGAATAAACTCCTCTAGTCTTCGGAGTAAAATCTGATGTTGCTGGGTTATATTCGTTCGCTAAATCAAATTGTTCATTTTGAAATAATACTTTAACAAAAGTATTGGCCGGAAGGTTTTGATCAACTGTATTTACAGCTCTAAAAGCAGATGCTCTTACAAGGTTATTCTCCTTATGATCGCAAGAACAGTCATCACATCTTTTACCGCACTTATTATAATAATCACTTCTTTTTTTACAGCAATCATGATTTTTCTTTTGGTAACTCTCACAATTCTTACAGTAGTAATAACAAGACATATATAGCGCTCCTTTCTACTCTTTTACTGCATACTATGTATGCTAAAGTTGGAAAGTTTGGACAAGTTGTTGCTATTACAAAAAATAAAAATGCCCCACCATAAGGTGAAGAGAAAGTATAACTTTTAAAAAACAAGCACTCATGTAATATTCCGGTTATATTAGTAATACAAATTATCTAGTTTCATCAACTCGGGTTTTCAGAAAAAAATTCCTCCATGCGATTTTATTATTATTGAATAGATTATATTGTTCAGCGAGATATGCAATATTTCATATTTTATTATTTCAATATTCCTTTATTATCGTTGAGTTGTAAACATTCTCTTAAAAACACTTTAAAATCAACACTTACTCTATAACAAATACTTTTTCATCCTTTAGAATTACCTGTAAGCATTATATTCAAATATTATTATTGTAAATTATTGACCTGTACAAACATATAATTTTTGTGTATTCTATGGACAAGGAGTAAGGTAAGAGTTACTCTTTGCCATTTTAGGAAAGGCCCTGTTGGAGACAACAGGGCCTTTTTTCATAAACTAAATCGGTAAGATCCCCTAACCAGTAAGCTTTCTTTACCTAAACATCATGCATTTCTTTTTGCATACACCGCTACTCTTCTTCGACTGTTTCGTTTACAATCATCAGACACTATTTAACAGTACATAGTTCATTTATCCAGCGCTTTCAAAACAGCTTGTACACCGTTAAAATATTTCATGCACTACAAATAAATTATCCGTTCTTGTACAGGGTGAGTATAAATTTTGGAATGTCCTGATATTAAATTACTTACAAGGTTTCATACCACTTATACTTTTGGAGACGGGAATCTTGCAGCTTCAAAATGCATACTATCTTCTACATTACTAATAACTCCCGCTACGCTACTTTGTGCAAAAATCTCGACTAAATCCCCTGCATTCAATTGAATTATGGATGAAACAGCTACAACATTAGCAAAGTTTATTGGACCAAAAAAATCATTATCTATTTCATAGACACCATTTATCAAACACTCCATGTTTCTTCACCCCTTGAATGTTTTTTTAATAAAAATACATACTATTTTCAAGCCGTCGTATCCACGGCTTGTACTTCTTTCTTTTGTTACAGTAGTAAGCAGGCAGGTTCTTCACCTATCTGCTTTCTCTGTATATTTTTTTAGATATCGAAAATACTACCTACAAGCTGTTTGAACTAGCAGCTTCACTCTTCTTGTAATGGGAAAGCAATTTATCACAATTAGCTAACTCATTCAACTCACAGGCAGACAACCAAAATTGTTGTCTGCTTTTTGTATGGAATTTTTCATTTTGCATATACTACTTTTGAGCCTGTTTACCAACGTAAGCCATTTTGGTGTTTTGAATTCCGACTAAGCTTTTATGTTGCACAGATTATTACATCTTTGACAACACTGGTTAAAAGCGCGTTTTCTGGTTATTCGTAGTTCTAGTCCAGAATAATTTTCCTCCTATAAAGGACAGCAGGTACGACTGCTCGTCCTTTTTTATTGCCCCAAATACTTTTGTAACAATTCTAACGCTTCATTAATGCTCCCATTTAAATCATCAAGTTCAGCATCTTCTGGACAATCCTGCAAAATCACTACCGCTCGACTTATAACATCTTGTAAATTTTCGATATCGATAGAAGTTGTAATAATTCCCTCTTGTTCTTGCGGATCAGCTTTGCCGTAGCCATTGTGCATGGGCATCAGGTTTTCTAGCATCTAGCTCACCTCCTTAAAAAATGCAGGATTTTCCTTTCCATTATCGAATTAGTAATGTTTGAAAAGGGGGTGTAATATGGCAGAAATTAAAGTAGGACTTACACAATTTCTAGACTTCACACTGAAAAGTAGTGCAGCTAAAACAAACTTTGTAAAAAATCTAAAATCTCAACCGGAATACCAACCAGCTTTTGATTACTGGAAACAATTACGAGACACTGTTATTAAATTTCATCAAAACGAACTACCTTTTGAATGTTTCGAAACATTAGTGCAAACGGTTGATCAGAAGAAAAAGCAAAACTACATTGATGTCATAAAACAGTACAAAAAATTTATTAAAAACAAAGACGTCTCTTGGTTCGATCCAGGTAAATCACATTGGATATCAGATGATTTAATCGTCCGCTCATCACCTGAACTCGGCTTGCTCATTAATGATGAGCCGCATCTTATCAAGCTGTTTTTCAAAGGAAAAAAAGAACGAATTGATAAATACAACATCAACTCAACGCTGACATTATTAAACGAATCAACATTTTCAAATGAACATAACGATGTGAATTATACGGTTCTTAACATCCAAAAGAACAGAATGTATACGAATAACTCTATTAATAATGATTATTTAATAGCGCTTGAATCAGAAGCTAACCAGCTTTGTTATATATGGAATAAGATGTAAAGGGTACTATTCATCTCTTTCAATACCTTTTTCATGCATAATTTGGGCACAATTTTCACAGGTCCTATCAGTTTCGTTTAATTGAAGCTCACCTTCTTGTTCCTCACAAACAATGCAGGGTGGGCGTTTTTTCGAAAATAGTTTCTTTAACCATTTCCGCATCCTAACTCACCTCCTCCGAAAGAGTGATATAATGAGCTCTTTCCACTAAATCAGCGTTAACACCCTGGCTTTTTAACCGATGAAGAAGTTCTTCGTTTTTTAGAACATGCAAAAGAAAGCCATTATTATATCGCTTATCTTCTTGCTATTACATGTGGAATGCGTAAAAGTGAAATCCTAGGTCTACAATGGAAAGACATTGATTTTGAGAGACGAACGTTATCTGTTAACCGTTCCCTCTCTCACATTACAAAGGGATTCCATGAACTAAAAACCTCTTCAGGAAAGAGATTGCTGATTTTGCCTGACATTAATTTAATGGCACTAAATGACCATCTGCAAAAAATCTCTGAGGAAAAAGAGCGATATGGTGAAGACTATAATGACTACAATTGGGTCTGCCGTTTCAGAAGTTTGACACAGCTCTGGAAAAAGCTTATAAAGAAAAGTGAGGTTCCTGATATTCGGTTCCATGATCTAAGGCATACCCATGCAACATTAATGTTGAAACAAGGTATACATCCGAAGATTGTGAGTGAGCAATTAGGACATAACAGAGTAGGTATCACACTGGACACCTATTCACATGTTGTACCAGGACTTCAGGAACCTGCGGTAGATCAATTTGCAAACGAATTATTCGGAAAGAAAAACTCTTGTTAGAAGTTTTCGTTTCTGGGCAAAAACACCGCCTAAATAACCCAAAATATTATAAGTGAAAAAGGAGCAACAAAAAATGAGAGAAATCAAGTCTGACAAGGAATTCAAAGACATCATCGCAAGCGAGGAGCCAGTAGTTGTTAAGTTCTTTACTACATGGTGCCCAGATTGCGTGCGTATGGACAACTTTATCGGAGATGTAATGGAAGAGTTCAATAAGTTTGAATGGTATTCTATTAATAAAGATGAGTTCCCAAGTATTGCTGAAGAGTATCAAGTAATGGGTATTCCAAGCCTACTTGTATATCAAAATGGCGAAAAGTTAGGTCACTTACATAGTGCAAATGCAAAAACGGAAGAGCAAGTTACTGAGTTTTTAGAAGCATACTAAGAAACGAAAAACCTCTGAAAAATCATCAGAGGTTTTTTCATTTTCAAATTGTTCTTTGCCTTTGTCTCTTTCTGGAAGATGAACATTTTTATGCTTTTCTCCTCTTCTTATTCAAGATTTTTTTATCATTTCTTACTTATTACTCACACGTGGAATTACAAAGATTCCTTTTGTGAAAAATATATATGAAAGAGGGCGAGAATCAGCATTAATTGTTTAATAAATTTCCACTTTGTGCTTTTCAACATATTTTTCCTTAACGAAACTTTGTTACCCCCTTCTTAAAAAGCTATAAAACGTCAACAATGTTTGTATAGACCCACACGAGTTTCGTTTGATAATCTATGTATAGAAAGAAATTCCTTGCAGAAAGGCGAGTGATTAAAATGGATTCTCTTTCTCATAAAGAAGCTGATAAAGGTGCTATTGTCAGCATTATAGCCTACATATTTTTATCCTCTATGAAAATCATCATCAGTTATATTACCCTCTCTAGCGCATTACGTGCTGACGGTTTGAATAACTTAACGGATATTGGTGCTTCTTTAGCAATATTAATTGGCCTAAAAATTTCTCGTAAGCCTCGTGACCCAGATCATCCATATGGGCATTCGCGTGCAGAACAAATCGCATCACTTGTTGCTTCCTTTATTATGGCAACGGTCGGATTAGAAGTTGTGATTAGTGCAATTCAATCGTTTTTAAATCCGAAACAAGCAGCGCCTAATGTACTCGCTGCGTGGGTTGCTTTATTTTCTGCCGTCGTAATGTATTTCGTATATAAATATACGAAAAAGATTGCGATTCAAACAAAGAGTAAGTCGTTAGAAGCCGCTGCAAAAGATAATTTATCAGATGCTCTCGTAAGTATTGGTACAGTAATAGGTATCGTCGGATCACAGTTCAAAATGCCTATTTTAGACCCTATTGCTGCTTTAATTGTCGGTCTTATTATTTGTAAGACTGCATGGGAAATTTTTGTAGAAGCTTCTCATATGTTAACGGATGGAATTGATCCTGAAAAAATGGATGAATACGCTGATGCTATCGGGCATATTTCAGGTGTAGAACATATTGTAGATATTCGCGCTCGTATGTATGGGAATCAAACGTATGTAGATATTACAATTGAAGTAGATGCTCGAATGGATGTTAGCGAAAGCCATTGTATTACTGACAATATTGAAGATATGCTTCGAAAGAAATTCGGAATTTACCATGCTCATATTCATGTGGAGCCCATGCAAAAAGAACCTATTTTGACATAGGTTCTTTTTTAATGAACGCCTTATGAAATATAACACATAAAACGAGCCAGCTACCGCCCGCTGCCCATCCGGCTAATATGTCAGATGGATAGTGCACGCCAAGATAAATTCGGCTAACTGAAATAGATAATACAACGAAGCTTGCTATAAAAATAATCAGCAACTTTTTATGCAATGAAATACGATCTTCTGTAATTGTGACGTATGCAATAAATCCTAAAAAAGCAGTAGCGTTCATCGTATGACCGCTCGGAAAGCTATATCCAGTTGCTGTAACAAGCTGCGTCACATCAGGTCTTGCTCGTTCGTACCATAGTTTGAGCATACTGTTCAAATAACGTGATCCGTAATAATTAATTGTTAGAAGTAATGCACTTAATATTTTTTTTCTAAGGAGAAAATACATTACAAGTATAATGAGTAACGGGAAATATATTCTTTTTGAACCGATAAAGGACACCCAAGTAAAATAGGTTGTCAAATACTCGTTTCGGAAACTTTGAATAAAGTGTGCGACTACATTATCAAATTTTTCAATACAAGCGGTATGATACGAAAGTGATAGTGCGACAAAACAAATGAGTAGTGTACAACTTAACAAGTATAAATGTCGGTATCGTTTCACATACATAACCTCACTATGCAAAAAAATGGAGCGGTTGTTTTAGTTTTCCTCTCCATTTCTTTTTTATGCATAGTTTATTAAAAAATATTATTGTTAATTTTTTGCTGCATCGTTGGAATATCTTCGTTTGTTACTGTAAAGCGAATAACCTTCTCATCAAGATCAAGCGCTTCTGCGAATAAACCAGCCAATCCACGTGATTTTCTATCTACTTCCATAATAATTTCTAATCGGTCGTGGGCACTTGGCAAAATTAATAATTCTAATTCATCTAATTTCCCATAATACTCTCCGGAAACTGGAATAAACTCAAATTCTTGCGCGAATGGAACTTGCTTACGTAATCGATACGGTAATTCTTCGCATTCTATATGACGCGCTTTAAAACCTAATTGATTTACACTATTTAATACACTGTTCAATAGCGCATTCGGCAATACTTGAATATAATCACGGTCACTTGGATCAATACTACGTTTAATATCAAGACCTGTATGAACCCAAACCGTTTTCATTCCAAGTGTTAGTGGTGCTTCAATTGGCATTAAAAACGAAAATGGAATTTCCACTTTTTCATTTGGCTCTACAGAAAATGGATCTGTTAAACGAACTCGCTCTAAATCATACGATGTAGTTACTTTTTTATCATCCACTTCTCTTACATATGACGTCGACAACGTTAAGTAAATGCTTTCAATTTCTTGGCTAACTGAACCTCCAGTTATATGAACCTTCCCTACTATCTCTTCTCCAACTGTATACTCATCTCTTTCAAGAACAGTATCTACTTTTGCACTTCCAATTCCAACGCTTGCTAAAAACTTTTGAAACATGGGGTCTCCATCCTTTCTAAAGCGTAAGCTACATCTTTTTTCAAATCTTGTACATTTTCATAGTATGGCGCTTTCATTTGTAACATTCGCATTAGCATGTCGCGATTATATTCTTCCAGCACTAACTCTTCATACCAAGGTTTTTCCTTTTTTTCAGTCGATTCATAACCAGCATACAATAAAAATAATACGAAATG
Proteins encoded:
- a CDS encoding phosphatase PAP2 family protein translates to MKRYRHLYLLSCTLLICFVALSLSYHTACIEKFDNVVAHFIQSFRNEYLTTYFTWVSFIGSKRIYFPLLIILVMYFLLRKKILSALLLTINYYGSRYLNSMLKLWYERARPDVTQLVTATGYSFPSGHTMNATAFLGFIAYVTITEDRISLHKKLLIIFIASFVVLSISVSRIYLGVHYPSDILAGWAAGGSWLVLCVIFHKAFIKKEPMSK
- a CDS encoding sporulation protein encodes the protein MFQKFLASVGIGSAKVDTVLERDEYTVGEEIVGKVHITGGSVSQEIESIYLTLSTSYVREVDDKKVTTSYDLERVRLTDPFSVEPNEKVEIPFSFLMPIEAPLTLGMKTVWVHTGLDIKRSIDPSDRDYIQVLPNALLNSVLNSVNQLGFKARHIECEELPYRLRKQVPFAQEFEFIPVSGEYYGKLDELELLILPSAHDRLEIIMEVDRKSRGLAGLFAEALDLDEKVIRFTVTNEDIPTMQQKINNNIF
- a CDS encoding MepB family protein; translation: MTNFSNTIEKLDEMIYKPNNLLITKRKEEKQNSEYAGGVFQLNNRSIRFRVSKITPNKIGQFVSFWEKNASMSNQAFSYDSAPNLLVITCIADNKLGQFIFPKEILLKEKILKTQNQKGKMAMRVYPIWDKPISNQAKKSQLWQLHYFVDLSDTENVATDKLLNLYS
- a CDS encoding ABC transporter permease, translating into MSCYYYCKNCESYQKKNHDCCKKRSDYYNKCGKRCDDCSCDHKENNLVRASAFRAVNTVDQNLPANTFVKVLFQNEQFDLANEYNPATSDFTPKTRGVYSVIGTIGFFPNDTNLNYRARVEVRVNGNAAIAIDNDFFGPINFGNVVSVSTILQLHAGDIVEIFAQSSIDGVISSSEDGSHFEAARFPSPIK
- a CDS encoding thioredoxin family protein gives rise to the protein MREIKSDKEFKDIIASEEPVVVKFFTTWCPDCVRMDNFIGDVMEEFNKFEWYSINKDEFPSIAEEYQVMGIPSLLVYQNGEKLGHLHSANAKTEEQVTEFLEAY
- a CDS encoding peptidylprolyl isomerase PrsA — protein: MKKKKLFMGTIITCVALTLSACGSSENVATSKVGNVTEKEFSKELRQTYGKSTLSQMMLNKALLDKYEVSDEEAKKQVDAAKEQMGDKFKVALEQVGLKNEDELKEKMKPEIALEKAIRATVTDKDVKDNHKPEMKVSHILVKDEKTAKEVKEKINNGEDFTALAKQYSEDTGSKEQGGEIAGFAPGQTVKEFEEAAYKLDAGQVSEPIKTSFGYHIIKVTDKKELKPFDEVKDSIRKDLEQQRLQDATGKWKQQVINDLLKEADIKVTDNEFKDTFKFLDEK
- a CDS encoding tyrosine-type recombinase/integrase; the encoded protein is MAYLLAITCGMRKSEILGLQWKDIDFERRTLSVNRSLSHITKGFHELKTSSGKRLLILPDINLMALNDHLQKISEEKERYGEDYNDYNWVCRFRSLTQLWKKLIKKSEVPDIRFHDLRHTHATLMLKQGIHPKIVSEQLGHNRVGITLDTYSHVVPGLQEPAVDQFANELFGKKNSC
- a CDS encoding cation diffusion facilitator family transporter, whose protein sequence is MDSLSHKEADKGAIVSIIAYIFLSSMKIIISYITLSSALRADGLNNLTDIGASLAILIGLKISRKPRDPDHPYGHSRAEQIASLVASFIMATVGLEVVISAIQSFLNPKQAAPNVLAAWVALFSAVVMYFVYKYTKKIAIQTKSKSLEAAAKDNLSDALVSIGTVIGIVGSQFKMPILDPIAALIVGLIICKTAWEIFVEASHMLTDGIDPEKMDEYADAIGHISGVEHIVDIRARMYGNQTYVDITIEVDARMDVSESHCITDNIEDMLRKKFGIYHAHIHVEPMQKEPILT
- a CDS encoding glycoside hydrolase family 25 protein, which codes for MGYIVDISKWNGNINWDIAASQLDLVIARVQDGSNTGDFMYQGYVKEMKKRSIPFGNYAFCRFISISDAKKEAQDFWNRGDKNAKFWVADVEVQTMVDMQGGTQAFIDELRRLGAKKIGLYVGHHTYVSFGARNIDADFIWIPRYGGNKPAYPCDIWQYTDSGNVPGIGKCDLNQLIGNKNLSWFIGSNQTNQSSIGDSKQPNGIGIAVSKYDDGYGINLYENPVNPQFTGRLTKKIPYLIYKGYWGGGEKDMICLGGDQQWAKLEHFNVQWFYAYSKYTPGYEIRTYDGPNGNDTGAVDGEVPYRIWNRQDGYVDIGGNKWIKEEHVQIK